The following proteins come from a genomic window of Limnohabitans sp. 103DPR2:
- a CDS encoding MarR family winged helix-turn-helix transcriptional regulator, translating to MSLQKNADHEFRAHADHHASLRLWLRLLSCTTRVEDKIRQKLRESFGITLPRFDLMAQLERHPEGLTMGELSRRMMVTGGNITAIVDQLEKEKLVLRQVGANDRRSFTVKLTKAGRDAFTDMAVAHEAWVADMFAGLSDNQQSQLYTLLGALKKNLQKQEEMA from the coding sequence ATGAGTTTGCAAAAAAACGCCGATCATGAATTCAGAGCCCATGCCGACCATCACGCTTCATTGCGCTTGTGGCTTCGCTTGTTGTCTTGCACCACGCGCGTTGAAGACAAGATCCGGCAAAAGTTGCGAGAGTCATTTGGCATCACTTTGCCGCGCTTTGACTTGATGGCCCAACTGGAGCGTCATCCGGAGGGGCTCACGATGGGGGAGTTGTCGCGCCGCATGATGGTGACGGGCGGCAACATCACGGCCATTGTGGACCAGCTTGAAAAAGAGAAGTTGGTGCTGCGCCAAGTGGGTGCCAACGATCGACGCTCGTTCACAGTCAAGTTGACCAAGGCGGGGCGAGATGCATTTACTGACATGGCGGTTGCGCACGAAGCCTGGGTGGCCGACATGTTTGCCGGTTTGTCAGACAACCAGCAGAGTCAGCTGTACACCTTGTTGGGTGCACTGAAAAAGAATTTACAAAAACAGGAGGAGATGGCATGA
- a CDS encoding enoyl-CoA hydratase family protein, which produces MSQKYLPGEPHQLPRHGNKLANYKAAHVLFEVKDGVATLTLNRPERKNPLSFESYAEMRDLFRALAYADDVHAVVVTGAGGNFCSGGDVHEIIGPLTKLDMPGLLTFTRMTGDLVKAMRACPQPIISAIDGICAGAGALLALASDMRYGTARSKTYFLFNKVGLAGCDMGACALLPRVIGQGRASELLYTGRGLPGEEAERWGFYNRVCTPETVLSEAQAMAQVLVSGPTFANGMTKKMLQQEWNMGVDEAIEAEAQAQAICMATNDFHRAYHAFVAKQTPVFEGD; this is translated from the coding sequence ATGAGTCAAAAATATTTACCGGGCGAGCCGCACCAGTTGCCGCGCCATGGCAACAAACTGGCCAACTACAAAGCAGCGCATGTGCTGTTTGAGGTGAAGGACGGCGTGGCCACGCTCACCCTCAATCGACCTGAGCGAAAAAATCCCTTGTCGTTTGAGTCGTATGCAGAGATGCGCGATTTGTTTCGCGCTTTGGCCTATGCCGATGATGTCCATGCGGTGGTGGTGACCGGTGCAGGCGGAAACTTTTGCTCCGGTGGTGATGTGCATGAAATCATTGGCCCGCTGACCAAGTTGGACATGCCAGGCCTGTTGACCTTTACGCGCATGACCGGTGATTTGGTCAAGGCCATGCGTGCGTGCCCTCAGCCCATCATTTCCGCCATTGATGGCATTTGCGCCGGTGCTGGCGCACTGTTAGCGCTAGCGTCTGACATGCGCTACGGAACAGCGCGAAGCAAAACCTATTTCTTGTTCAACAAAGTGGGCTTGGCCGGTTGTGACATGGGAGCATGTGCGTTGTTGCCCCGCGTGATTGGGCAAGGTCGCGCGTCCGAGTTGTTGTACACCGGCCGTGGCTTGCCTGGCGAAGAGGCCGAGCGTTGGGGTTTCTACAACCGAGTGTGCACCCCCGAGACTGTGTTGAGCGAAGCTCAAGCGATGGCGCAAGTCTTGGTCAGTGGCCCTACCTTTGCCAACGGCATGACCAAAAAGATGTTGCAACAAGAGTGGAACATGGGTGTGGACGAAGCCATTGAGGCAGAGGCACAAGCCCAAGCCATTTGCATGGCCACCAACGATTTCCACCGGGCGTATCACGCCTTTGTGGCCAAGCAAACCCCTGTGTTTGAAGGAGATTGA